TTTTACTTTGTTTATTTTATGCTTTTGTAGTTAACTATCAAGTTGGATGATCTTGGATGGCTGGTGATAAATCTAAAGAAACTTAAGGACTGGAATGGAACATATGGAATTACTTGGTACTCAAGGATTGTAGCTGACCATTcaagagggactaaacttgtcattattaatttatatatagcaATGTTTTTAGGGTTGCAGTAGATCGATTCATTCattcaattattttctgtatttttgCTTTATCTCAACTTGGAGTGATCATCAGTTATGATCTTGTAATTTTGGTTTCTAGTTTGATTGAATCATAACAATCTTCTTCTTATTAAGaagattgcaatttatgtattgttTTTTGGGTGATTCGTTTGAAGTACAAATCACTGTTATTGTGATTTGTTTATTCTGGTGTTTGATTCATGTTACTTTTCATGGTATCAGGGCGGATCGATCTCTGATTGATTACTGGTGTTTTGATCAACTGGTTGTTGATTGATTTGTGGTGTTCTTCTGAAAACCCTAATTTTagaaaattagggttagggtttgttcTTCTTGTTCGTGCTTGCAGATTTGGTTTTTGATTGTCTTTCGCTGCTTCTTCTTCATTGCTTCTCTGTGTTTCTTCGTCAGATTAGAGTTTTCACTCTAATAGGGGAGTCTCGTGTTTATTCATGTTTTATATTATCCTGACCAGATCTCTACGCCCAACTCTTGATCTAGATCCTAGAGATCTATGAATACCTGATCAAGCGTAGATTGATCTTGACCAATTTATCTGTAAATCATCTCTACAGGTTGCCTGGCTAGTAGCCAGTCGATTGGGGGTTTGTTTCTTTTCCTTACAGGTGTCCAAACCGTGGATTTGTTGTGGTTTTCTGTGCTATTAGTTATCTTTTTGTAATTTCTTGTGTGTTTACTTGCTATTTGCTTTCTTGTATACTTATTTGTACTATTATTTCCGTGTTTTTAACATGGCTGGTGATGATGATGTTAGTAGTTCTGTTACTTTAGTTCATAAACTAGATTTTGGTGATCCTTTATATTTGCATGCTAGTGATACTACAGGAACTGCTCTTGTGTCAATTAAGTTGAAAGGAACTGAAAATTATAGTGTTTGAAGCAGAGCTATGCTTCTTGCTTTAAACACTAAAAACAAAAAGGGTTTTATTGATGGAACTTGTAAGAGATCAGATTATGAGAAAGATGATGTTTTAGCTAATCAATGGCATAGATGTAATTCTATTATTTTAACTTGGATTTTGACATCTATTTCAGATGAATTATATCTTAGACAAATTTTTTCTAACAGTTCTGTTACTGTGTGGCAAAAACTTAaggaaacttatgataaaattgatGGTTCAATCACTTTTAATTTACATAAGCAGATTAATTCTTTAACACAAGGAGGTTGCAGTGTATCTGAGTATTACCATAAGTTGAATACTTTGTGGAAGCAATATGATGCTTTTATTAAATTACCTGCTTGTGTTTGTGCTGCTAATGCTGATTTTGTGAATCATACTAATGTCATGAAGCTTATGCAGTTTCTTATGGGACTTGATGAGGTTTATCAGCCTATAAGAAGTAATCTTCTTATGACTGATCCTCTTCCCAGTGTTAAAACTGCCTTTGCTGTTATATCAAGGGAAGAGTCCCATAGAAATTTTGCTTCTCATCCAACTGGAACTAAAGTTCAAAATTCTGCTTTTGTTGCTAAAATTCAACctaatacttttaacaataataacactaatactaataaaaaaaacTTGATATGGGTAGGGGTTTAAATGCTAATTATAAATGTACCAAATGTGGCATGATTGGACATACTGTGGATTGGTATTTTGAAGTTATAGGTTATCCTCCTGGATACATTAGAAAACCTAAGTTTActgcaaaataataataactgtGTTTCTGAAAAATCTAATGAGTCTGCTAGTAGTTCACCTTTTACAGTCGAACAGATTTCAAAGTTGATGAGTCtcattaatgataaagataatggtGCTACAACTTCTATGAATTCCAACATGTCAGGTATATTTTGGAATAATAGTAGTAAATTTAATTCAaactttgaaatttttttttgtaacaaCATGTTTTTAAAAAATGAAAATCGTAAAAATAATTGGATTATTGATTCTGGTGCAAACCAACATATGGTATGCAATGATGATGAACTTTTTGCTAGTGTTGATGTGTCCAATATGAATATTAGTGTTAGTCATCCTAATGGTACTCATGCAAAAATTGTTAAGGTTGGAAATATTAAAATCAATGATTTTATAACTCTTTTTAACGTTTTATACATTCCTGAATATTGTGTTAATCTTTTATCTGTCAATAAGTTAACTAAGAGTGATAAATTTTTTGTTGGTTTTAATGAGACAAATTGCTTTATTCAGGATTTTGTGATAAACGAAGTTGTGGGGATTGGTGATGAACATGATGGTTTATACATGTTTAAGAAATATGTGTTAGGTATTAGTAATAATTCTTCTTCATGCACTATGAAACTTTGGCATTCTAGATTAGGTCATCCTGCAAGTCAAGTTTTGAACATTTTAAGTGATAGTTTGAAatttactaatcataataatactgaaCCTTGTGATATTTGTCATCAAGCCAAACAAACAAGAGAACCTTTTCCTTTAAGTGAACATAATAGTTTAAAACTTGGagatctgttaaatcttgacttgtggGGACCCTATAAAGTTGCAAGTAAAGAGGGGTACAAATATTTTCTTACAGTAGTTGATGATTATATTAGAGCTGTGTAGATTTTCTTAATTAAAACCAAAGATGAAGTGTTTGAAAATTTTGTGACATTACATTCTATTTTTAAGAATCAGTTTAATGCTAATGTTAAAGTTATTAGAAGTGACAATGGAACTGAATTTGTTAACACTAGAATGAATGTTTTTTGTAACTCTAATGGTATAACTCATCAAACTACTATTGCATATaccctgtcataccccgtcctaatccatctggacgaagtcaccaacatctggtcccattg
This genomic window from Rutidosis leptorrhynchoides isolate AG116_Rl617_1_P2 chromosome 2, CSIRO_AGI_Rlap_v1, whole genome shotgun sequence contains:
- the LOC139888834 gene encoding uncharacterized protein; this encodes MLLALNTKNKKGFIDGTCKRSDYEKDDVLANQWHRCNSIILTWILTSISDELYLRQIFSNSSVTVWQKLKETYDKIDGSITFNLHKQINSLTQGGCSVSEYYHKLNTLWKQYDAFIKLPACVCAANADFVNHTNVMKLMQFLMGLDEVYQPIRSNLLMTDPLPSVKTAFAVISREESHRNFASHPTGTKVQNSAFVAKIQPNTFNNNNTNTNKKNLIWVILLDTLENLSLLQNNNNCVSEKSNESASSSPFTVEQISKLMSLINDKDNGATTSMNSNMSGIFWNNSSKFNSNFEIFFCNNMFLKNENRKNNWIIDSGANQHMVCNDDELFASVDVSNMNISVSHPNGTHAKIVKVGNIKINDFITLFNVLYIPEYCVNLLSVNKLTKSDKFFVGFNETNCFIQDFVINEVVGIGDEHDGLYMFKKYVLGISNNSSSCTMKLWHSRLGHPASQVLNILSDSLKFTNHNNTEPCDICHQAKQTREPFPLSEHNSLKLGDLLNLDLWGPYKVASKEGYKYFLTNQFNANVKVIRSDNGTEFVNTRMNVFCNSNEDNARDVTHDDIASDDTSSPEGNVQNQTNINVDNQTNLGETSESRRSSRPTRIPTKFNDYVLNSNAKYDINKVICYANLSSENLNFVSNMNKSVEPTCYSEACLDKNWVKAMNSEIDALMRNNTWVMVDLPERRKAIGSKWIYKIKLKASGEIDRYKARLVAKGFSQREGLDYDETFSPIVKMITVRCLITLAVNNDWPIYQPDVNNAFLYGEIVEDVYMKPPEGYFSNCGNKVCKLVKSLYGLKQAPRKWNKNLTKVLLDNDLGSKPVSVPIEQNFSCNTEAKDSNRAIENITQYQKLVGKGFTFVKSKNFDLKVFADVDRAKSMFQSKAINGYCVFIGDSLIAWKSKKQNVVARSSVESEYRCMSNATTELTIKLDDLRWLVINLKKLKDWNGTYEITWMACSTREGGHMSVWNAEPGDGDGAGSMLVWLRHHGAFGLSGKILPPIYS